In one Rhodoligotrophos defluvii genomic region, the following are encoded:
- a CDS encoding extracellular solute-binding protein, producing the protein MRRLFASAAIVIGTAALVPGAASAETVLTYVSFGGALQKAEEPAWLKPFMEANPDVKIVYDIIDYAKLKAMVESGNVVWDLAVVANDFGMDSDAPLLEKIDCTLVPCSELQPDKYMTTGYRAGHSNSGLAIGYNTNLVPADKAPKDWKDFFDTDKVPGKRVLMNDASSYVFEQALLGDGVDPKQLYPLDLDRAVKKLESLGDDLVIAPSYQGCAELVASGEAVMGGCWTGRFTDLMKNANAPIAIQWNQGIVSPGYLVIPKGTKNKDLAMKLAAYITSAENNAKLSDYIDYGPINEKSLDKVDPAKKPYLQSTYADISVFLDDAWYDKNRPEVNRRWTEWLAGVN; encoded by the coding sequence ATGCGGCGGTTGTTCGCCTCCGCAGCGATCGTCATCGGCACGGCCGCTCTCGTGCCGGGCGCCGCGTCGGCCGAAACCGTCCTGACCTATGTCAGCTTCGGCGGCGCGCTTCAGAAGGCCGAGGAGCCGGCGTGGCTCAAGCCCTTCATGGAGGCCAACCCGGATGTGAAGATCGTCTACGACATCATCGACTATGCCAAGCTAAAAGCCATGGTCGAATCGGGCAACGTCGTGTGGGACCTTGCGGTGGTCGCCAATGATTTCGGAATGGATAGCGACGCGCCCTTGCTGGAGAAGATCGATTGCACCTTAGTGCCGTGTTCGGAGCTGCAGCCGGACAAGTACATGACGACCGGCTACCGGGCGGGGCATTCCAACAGCGGGCTCGCCATCGGCTACAACACCAATCTGGTCCCGGCCGACAAGGCGCCGAAGGACTGGAAAGATTTCTTCGACACCGATAAGGTCCCGGGCAAGCGCGTGCTCATGAACGACGCGAGCTCCTATGTGTTCGAGCAGGCCTTGCTGGGTGACGGGGTGGATCCCAAGCAGCTCTATCCGCTCGATCTTGACCGTGCCGTGAAGAAGCTCGAGTCTCTGGGCGATGATCTGGTGATCGCGCCGAGCTACCAAGGCTGTGCCGAGCTGGTAGCGAGCGGCGAGGCGGTGATGGGCGGCTGCTGGACCGGGCGGTTCACGGACCTGATGAAGAATGCGAATGCGCCGATTGCCATTCAGTGGAACCAGGGCATCGTATCGCCTGGCTATCTGGTCATCCCCAAGGGTACCAAGAATAAAGACCTCGCCATGAAGCTCGCGGCCTATATCACATCCGCCGAGAACAATGCGAAGCTGTCCGATTACATCGACTACGGTCCCATAAACGAAAAATCCTTGGATAAGGTCGATCCGGCCAAGAAGCCTTATCTCCAATCCACCTATGCGGACATTTCGGTGTTCCTCGATGATGCCTGGTACGACAAGAACCGCCCCGAGGTGAACCGCCGTTGGACCGAGTGGCTGGCGGGCGTCAACTGA
- a CDS encoding TetR family transcriptional regulator, which yields MPKVGMEPIRREQIRRAAAKVISKRGFDRTTLADVAKAAKVSTGMINHYYKNKIALLVDTLLYVSEWFQTAIRAEVEAETTGEGKLRALTRIGPFDTKGMPYVGSRIWAWAMAESMQSKELRQVIQERRRLFEEMIAEVLAFIRPDIDPQHAKALAAELDAYVNGLCIHTVTGAENLDKASVERSFLQAVAAGLGLAVRDGQLVRRSGENSTAATAMRDRRKRAVAH from the coding sequence ATGCCGAAGGTTGGCATGGAACCGATACGGCGGGAGCAGATCCGGCGGGCTGCCGCCAAGGTCATTTCCAAGAGGGGGTTCGACCGCACCACGCTGGCCGACGTCGCCAAGGCGGCGAAGGTCAGCACAGGCATGATCAATCACTATTACAAGAACAAGATCGCGCTCTTGGTCGATACGTTGCTCTATGTGTCGGAATGGTTCCAGACCGCCATTCGTGCCGAGGTCGAAGCGGAGACGACTGGGGAGGGCAAGCTGCGCGCGCTGACCCGCATCGGGCCGTTCGACACGAAGGGCATGCCCTATGTGGGATCCCGCATCTGGGCTTGGGCCATGGCCGAGTCCATGCAATCGAAAGAGCTCAGGCAAGTCATTCAAGAACGCCGTCGCCTGTTCGAAGAGATGATTGCGGAGGTGCTCGCTTTCATCCGGCCCGACATCGATCCGCAACATGCGAAAGCCCTGGCTGCCGAGCTCGATGCCTATGTGAACGGTCTTTGCATCCATACCGTCACCGGGGCTGAGAACCTCGACAAGGCATCGGTCGAGCGAAGCTTCCTGCAGGCTGTGGCGGCAGGGCTGGGTCTTGCCGTTCGGGATGGACAGCTCGTCAGACGCTCGGGAGAGAACAGCACCGCCGCGACGGCGATGCGGGACCGGCGCAAGCGTGCGGTCGCCCATTGA
- a CDS encoding aspartate aminotransferase family protein — protein MSNARLKDTAIEREYRARTAKSAELMERAARSITGGNTRTTVFHPPYPVVFERGSGPWLWDVDGNRYLDLFYNGLSIIHGHDYPPIREAITSRLSDGMALGNISDELVSFAELLQARLPNAELLRFTNSGSEAGMIAVRVARAVTGRPLILKAERAYHGSYSDLEAGLYGFRDMPGRALIAEFNNVASFEKVLAEHGRDIAAVVLEPIMFTGRVIPPEPGFLTGVQALAKKHGAVFILDDCLMFRLAEGGSAERFGLDPDLIMLGKFLGGGTPMGAVAGRAEIMSILDPRKGGSVFHGGSFNGNRIGAAAGRVAVADLTAGAIAAMDGRAIQLRQALKAKADALGLPVAVTGAGSVLGIAFLNDPARHEDDPSAFGVSVLFQLACLNRGVSFAPGGVMALATMVDDAALAHGVSAMEAALEAVAELTG, from the coding sequence ATGAGCAACGCCCGTCTGAAGGACACCGCCATCGAGCGGGAATACCGTGCCAGAACCGCCAAATCGGCTGAGCTCATGGAGCGCGCGGCGCGTTCCATCACCGGCGGCAACACCCGGACCACGGTCTTCCACCCGCCTTATCCGGTGGTGTTTGAACGCGGCTCCGGCCCTTGGCTGTGGGATGTGGATGGCAACCGCTACCTGGACCTCTTCTATAATGGCCTGAGCATCATTCACGGCCACGATTATCCGCCGATCAGAGAGGCGATCACTTCCCGGCTGAGCGACGGCATGGCGCTGGGCAACATCTCCGATGAGCTGGTGAGCTTCGCGGAGCTGCTGCAAGCGCGCCTGCCCAATGCCGAGCTTCTGCGATTCACCAATTCCGGCTCGGAGGCCGGAATGATCGCGGTGCGCGTTGCCCGGGCCGTGACGGGCAGACCGCTGATTCTCAAGGCCGAACGCGCCTATCACGGCAGCTATTCGGATCTGGAGGCGGGACTTTACGGTTTCCGTGACATGCCGGGACGGGCGCTGATCGCCGAGTTCAACAATGTCGCGTCCTTCGAGAAGGTGCTTGCCGAGCACGGGCGCGACATCGCGGCGGTGGTGCTCGAGCCGATCATGTTCACCGGGCGTGTGATCCCCCCGGAACCCGGATTTCTCACCGGCGTACAGGCGCTGGCAAAGAAGCATGGCGCGGTGTTCATCCTCGATGACTGCCTGATGTTTCGCTTGGCAGAAGGAGGCTCGGCGGAGAGGTTCGGCCTCGATCCCGACCTCATCATGCTGGGCAAGTTCCTGGGCGGGGGAACGCCCATGGGCGCGGTGGCCGGGCGGGCGGAGATCATGAGCATCCTCGATCCGCGCAAAGGGGGCAGCGTGTTCCACGGCGGCTCGTTCAACGGCAATCGCATCGGCGCGGCCGCAGGGCGGGTTGCTGTTGCGGACCTCACAGCCGGTGCGATTGCGGCAATGGACGGTCGCGCCATTCAGCTGAGGCAGGCGCTCAAGGCAAAGGCCGATGCGCTGGGCCTGCCGGTGGCGGTGACCGGGGCCGGTTCCGTGCTGGGCATCGCCTTTCTCAACGACCCCGCACGTCACGAAGACGATCCGTCCGCCTTCGGCGTGTCTGTTCTCTTCCAATTGGCCTGCCTCAACCGGGGCGTCTCCTTCGCGCCCGGAGGTGTCATGGCGCTGGCGACAATGGTTGACGACGCAGCACTCGCGCATGGGGTGAGCGCCATGGAAGCTGCACTCGAAGCGGTTGCCGAGCTGACCGGCTGA
- a CDS encoding M20/M25/M40 family metallo-hydrolase, whose translation MDLKGQLLEWIERDRDELIDFVCRFVRAKSPNPPGDTTEAVKVVTDFLGAKGVPFRLVDPQPTMANIVGTFEGGAPGRHLVLNGHIDVFPVDETEEWTHGPWSGAVADGKIWGRGIADMKCGTSASIFTYCYLHRLREHLKGKLTLTAVSDEETFGPWGARYLMEHHRDEVLGDCCLNGEPSGPVTLRFGEKGPLWIKFTVRTPGAHGSYTHLSPSATKIAAKLIHDLEAVTEIPTPGTPDIERALTEGEAAIERALGKGASKTLQRVTLNIGRINGGLKVNMIPGLCEFEADFRLPVGYAKEHILPKIREIAARYPEVTMEEINYSEAKACDPFGEMAQIIQQNVEALRGFKPTPIISMGGSDARLWRQRGVPAYIYGPYPYGMGQKDEYVDVEDFLHVVRTHVLSAFDYLSRG comes from the coding sequence ATGGATTTGAAGGGGCAGCTGCTCGAATGGATCGAGCGGGATCGCGACGAACTCATCGATTTTGTGTGCAGGTTCGTGAGGGCCAAGAGTCCCAATCCGCCGGGGGACACCACCGAGGCGGTCAAGGTCGTCACCGATTTCCTCGGCGCGAAGGGCGTGCCTTTCCGGCTCGTCGACCCGCAGCCCACCATGGCCAATATCGTGGGCACGTTCGAAGGCGGCGCGCCTGGCCGGCATCTCGTGCTCAACGGCCATATCGACGTGTTTCCCGTGGACGAAACCGAGGAATGGACGCACGGACCTTGGAGCGGTGCTGTCGCCGATGGCAAGATCTGGGGCCGCGGCATCGCCGATATGAAATGCGGCACCTCGGCCTCGATCTTCACCTACTGCTATCTCCACCGCCTCCGTGAGCACCTGAAAGGCAAGCTGACGCTGACGGCCGTATCCGACGAGGAGACGTTCGGGCCCTGGGGCGCGCGCTATCTGATGGAGCATCATCGCGACGAGGTGCTGGGCGACTGCTGCCTCAATGGCGAGCCGAGCGGTCCGGTCACGCTGCGCTTCGGCGAGAAGGGGCCGCTATGGATCAAGTTCACGGTGCGCACGCCCGGGGCGCATGGCTCCTATACCCATCTCTCGCCCAGCGCCACCAAGATCGCCGCCAAGCTGATCCACGATCTGGAGGCGGTGACCGAGATCCCCACCCCCGGAACGCCAGACATCGAGAGGGCTCTGACGGAGGGCGAGGCGGCGATCGAGCGCGCCTTGGGTAAAGGCGCAAGCAAGACGCTGCAGAGGGTTACGCTGAACATCGGGCGCATCAATGGTGGGCTCAAAGTCAACATGATCCCCGGGCTTTGCGAATTCGAGGCCGATTTCCGCCTGCCCGTCGGCTACGCCAAGGAGCACATCCTGCCCAAGATCAGGGAGATCGCGGCGCGTTATCCCGAGGTCACCATGGAGGAGATCAACTACTCCGAGGCTAAGGCTTGCGATCCCTTTGGGGAGATGGCGCAGATCATCCAGCAGAACGTTGAGGCGCTGCGCGGCTTCAAGCCCACGCCCATTATCAGCATGGGCGGCAGCGATGCCCGGCTATGGCGGCAAAGAGGCGTGCCGGCCTATATCTATGGCCCCTATCCTTACGGCATGGGTCAGAAGGACGAATATGTGGATGTCGAAGACTTTCTCCACGTCGTCCGCACGCATGTCCTATCCGCGTTCGACTATCTCAGCCGCGGCTAG
- a CDS encoding ABC transporter permease: MTFRAVAEPISAQGWKILAPRWGVGWLVVPAAAFILVFFFVPLAVMVERSLFDPSPANYLKFFESAVYPRALMFTLWMAGLVTALCLLLGFPYAYLTYRLAGKWQWLLIVLVLLPFWSSLLVRTYAWTILLRDSGLINWSLLNLGLIERPLKLMGNSLGIVIGMTHVLLPFMVLPLIAAMRRFDENLHLAASGLGASPLVAFWRVFVPLCMPGVLAGCLLVFVLAVGFYITPAILGGRTAFFSLLIVMQVNKLLDFGFGSALGVVLLAVVLIAIALGSRVVRLESMFDQGRG; the protein is encoded by the coding sequence TTGACCTTTCGGGCCGTGGCCGAGCCGATATCCGCACAGGGATGGAAAATCCTGGCGCCACGATGGGGCGTCGGCTGGCTGGTGGTTCCGGCGGCCGCATTCATTCTGGTCTTCTTCTTCGTGCCGCTCGCGGTGATGGTGGAGCGCAGCCTCTTTGACCCCTCACCGGCGAATTACCTGAAGTTCTTCGAATCCGCGGTGTATCCGCGCGCGCTGATGTTCACCCTGTGGATGGCCGGGTTGGTCACTGCGCTTTGCCTGCTGTTGGGCTTCCCCTACGCCTATCTCACCTACAGGCTCGCCGGAAAATGGCAGTGGCTGCTCATTGTCCTCGTGCTCCTGCCTTTCTGGTCCAGTCTGCTGGTGCGCACCTATGCCTGGACCATCCTCCTGCGTGATTCCGGCCTGATCAACTGGAGCCTGCTCAATTTGGGTCTCATTGAGCGGCCGCTGAAGCTCATGGGCAATTCCTTGGGGATCGTCATCGGCATGACCCACGTGCTGCTCCCGTTCATGGTTCTGCCGCTGATCGCCGCGATGCGCCGCTTCGACGAGAACCTGCACCTTGCCGCCTCGGGGCTTGGTGCCTCACCGCTTGTCGCCTTCTGGCGCGTGTTCGTCCCCCTGTGCATGCCGGGTGTTTTGGCTGGCTGCCTGCTGGTCTTCGTGCTGGCGGTGGGCTTTTACATCACGCCGGCCATTCTCGGCGGGCGGACGGCCTTTTTCAGCCTGCTCATCGTCATGCAGGTGAACAAGCTGCTCGATTTCGGCTTCGGCAGCGCCCTGGGTGTCGTGCTGCTCGCAGTCGTACTCATCGCGATCGCCCTAGGCAGCCGTGTCGTGCGGCTTGAGTCCATGTTCGATCAGGGTCGGGGCTGA
- a CDS encoding RidA family protein: MRKLNVIAPEIFDPGPFAHAVRVDNVVYTSSIAALDRDGRLVRPGDLAAQARQIYRNLGAILAAAGAGWSEVAKVNHFFAPPGPSAAEIAELRSIVAEHLPQGQQAGTDICFGLAHEGSRLQVEMIAHVGTEKRVLDGGSGHGETWAPGIRVGRHVYLGGRRAYRPGGADPATLGDQTNAIYTGFDALLKQAGIPWRDLVRVRQFITETSADFNLVREGRGSFVPTGRFTSTSVACLRQDPSGGGDDGGWVIAAEAEAASGTKISLNTNAMVDTPGVPHAVKVGDLVHLQAEISNDEQDEIVHPRDIEAQARRVMTFMDKMLSAAGCTWSDIVTSRIFCREREHLEIVRRIERHWAGDAAYARSDVVCRFFHAEALVEVELTAHCR; the protein is encoded by the coding sequence ATGAGAAAGTTGAACGTCATCGCGCCGGAGATCTTCGACCCCGGGCCCTTTGCCCATGCGGTCCGGGTGGACAATGTGGTCTACACCTCGTCCATCGCCGCACTCGATCGAGACGGCCGGCTTGTCCGCCCGGGTGATCTCGCGGCCCAGGCCCGGCAGATCTACCGGAACCTGGGCGCGATTCTCGCGGCGGCGGGCGCGGGCTGGTCCGAGGTGGCAAAGGTCAACCATTTCTTCGCCCCACCCGGGCCATCAGCCGCCGAAATCGCCGAGTTGCGGTCAATTGTTGCGGAGCATCTGCCACAAGGCCAACAGGCGGGCACGGATATCTGCTTCGGGCTCGCGCACGAGGGCAGCCGGCTCCAGGTGGAGATGATCGCCCATGTCGGCACGGAAAAGCGCGTCTTGGATGGCGGCAGCGGGCATGGGGAGACCTGGGCGCCCGGCATTCGCGTGGGGCGTCACGTCTATCTCGGCGGGCGTCGTGCGTATCGTCCCGGCGGCGCCGATCCCGCAACCCTCGGCGACCAGACGAACGCGATCTATACCGGCTTCGACGCTCTCCTGAAGCAAGCGGGCATTCCCTGGCGCGACCTGGTCCGCGTGCGCCAGTTCATCACTGAAACCTCTGCGGATTTCAACCTGGTGCGCGAGGGGCGCGGTAGCTTCGTGCCAACCGGGCGGTTCACCTCGACCTCGGTCGCCTGTCTCCGGCAAGACCCGAGCGGCGGCGGTGACGACGGTGGCTGGGTGATCGCCGCGGAAGCCGAGGCCGCCAGCGGCACCAAGATCTCGCTCAACACCAATGCCATGGTGGACACGCCGGGCGTGCCGCACGCGGTGAAGGTCGGCGATCTCGTGCACCTGCAGGCGGAAATCTCGAACGACGAGCAGGACGAGATCGTGCATCCCCGCGATATCGAGGCGCAGGCACGCCGCGTGATGACCTTCATGGACAAGATGCTGAGCGCAGCCGGGTGCACATGGTCCGATATCGTCACCAGCCGCATCTTCTGCCGCGAGCGCGAGCATCTCGAGATCGTGCGCCGCATAGAGCGGCACTGGGCGGGCGATGCGGCCTACGCGCGCTCCGACGTGGTCTGCCGCTTCTTCCATGCCGAGGCGCTGGTCGAGGTCGAGCTGACCGCCCACTGCCGCTAA
- a CDS encoding helix-turn-helix domain-containing protein has product MTDKRRSARKALETVKGPAEAVEDLDEVVVSRENDLELVIGLELRALRQKKGLSIADLAAMSGVSRAMLSRIENGNTSPSLGTMKSLAKALNVPIATFFRRYEDLQDATFVRAGEGLHVERKGSRFGHLYQVLGHSNNPRIIIEPYLITLTEDSFVHPALQHNGMEFIYLLEGEMTYRYASKSYRMRPGDSLFFDASALHGPDKLDQLPIRYISVVAYARELD; this is encoded by the coding sequence ATGACGGACAAAAGGCGATCTGCGCGGAAGGCATTGGAGACTGTGAAGGGGCCGGCGGAAGCCGTAGAAGATCTCGATGAGGTGGTGGTTTCTCGGGAGAACGACCTCGAGCTGGTCATCGGCCTCGAGCTTCGCGCCCTCCGGCAGAAAAAGGGCCTCTCCATCGCTGATCTGGCGGCCATGTCGGGTGTCTCGCGCGCCATGCTCTCGCGGATCGAGAACGGCAACACGTCCCCTTCCCTCGGCACCATGAAGTCACTGGCGAAGGCCCTGAACGTGCCGATCGCCACCTTCTTCCGACGCTACGAGGACCTGCAGGACGCCACCTTCGTCAGGGCTGGCGAGGGGCTGCATGTGGAGCGGAAGGGCAGCCGCTTCGGGCACCTCTACCAAGTGCTGGGCCATTCCAACAACCCGCGGATCATCATAGAGCCCTATCTGATCACGCTCACGGAGGACTCCTTCGTGCATCCGGCCCTGCAGCACAATGGGATGGAGTTCATCTACCTGCTGGAAGGGGAAATGACCTATCGCTATGCCTCGAAGAGCTATCGGATGCGCCCGGGCGACTCCTTGTTCTTCGATGCCTCCGCCCTGCATGGGCCCGACAAGCTGGACCAGCTGCCGATCCGCTATATCTCGGTGGTCGCCTATGCGCGCGAGCTCGACTGA
- a CDS encoding FadR/GntR family transcriptional regulator, producing the protein MSLLQRRKPFQKLKLSDQILADLHQWIARENLQPGDRLPNEKQLMQHYGCAKGTIREALKALEIQGFIKMQTGPNGGAEIQPVSLDRVLEQLRAFVHFQTITFQHIYDLRADLEVRLADNVVGRISEEQFGRLQANIEECDKLQKSGDYAMGRRVEIGFHDILTEACDNPILTVTCRFLNDLLRDLVSMRTNNYAEHRNFGQHNIDSHRTLLKLLRDGDRQKVLAAMKEHMCEVEAYMRRADDQLGSQPRRLRRG; encoded by the coding sequence GTGAGCCTTCTCCAACGCCGCAAGCCCTTTCAGAAATTGAAGCTGTCGGACCAGATCCTGGCCGACCTGCACCAGTGGATCGCACGGGAGAACCTTCAGCCCGGCGATCGCCTGCCGAATGAGAAGCAGCTGATGCAGCATTACGGCTGCGCCAAGGGAACCATTCGCGAGGCTCTCAAGGCGCTGGAGATCCAGGGCTTCATCAAGATGCAGACGGGCCCGAACGGAGGCGCCGAGATTCAGCCGGTCTCCCTCGACCGCGTGCTGGAGCAGCTGCGCGCCTTCGTGCATTTCCAGACGATCACCTTCCAGCACATCTACGATCTTCGTGCAGACCTCGAGGTGCGTTTGGCGGACAACGTCGTCGGGCGGATTTCGGAAGAGCAGTTTGGGCGACTGCAAGCCAATATCGAGGAATGCGACAAGCTCCAGAAGAGCGGCGACTACGCCATGGGCCGCCGGGTGGAGATCGGATTCCACGACATTCTGACCGAAGCCTGCGACAACCCGATCCTCACCGTCACCTGCCGTTTCCTGAACGATCTCCTGCGCGACCTCGTCAGTATGCGCACGAACAATTATGCCGAGCACAGAAATTTCGGGCAGCACAACATCGACAGCCACCGCACGCTGCTGAAGCTGCTGCGCGATGGCGACCGCCAGAAGGTGCTGGCTGCCATGAAGGAACACATGTGCGAAGTTGAAGCCTATATGAGGCGAGCGGACGATCAGCTCGGGTCCCAACCCAGGCGCTTGCGGCGAGGATAG
- a CDS encoding ABC transporter permease, which yields MYTRPGLWLYFLGALIATFLIAPSLVIVVMSFSSGKLLSFPPPGFSLDWYRHFFTSDHWRSSALNSLEIGLVAAAVATVLGTLTAFALVRGRFIGAGIIKGAIISPLIAPLVVTAVGMYFAYQRYGLSPYVGLVFAHATLGLPFVVITVAASLQSIDPDLERAAQNLGASPFRSFVRVTLPLITPGVLVGALFAFITSWDEVVIALFLTTPALRTLPVTMWEQANFTMDPTIAAAASLLTALTLLILLAVLAARKLAGANSGGPAE from the coding sequence ATGTACACGCGGCCCGGATTATGGCTCTACTTCTTGGGCGCGCTGATCGCGACCTTTCTCATCGCGCCGTCCCTCGTCATCGTGGTGATGTCGTTCTCATCGGGCAAGCTGCTCTCGTTTCCGCCGCCCGGCTTCAGCCTGGACTGGTACCGGCACTTCTTCACCTCCGATCACTGGCGCAGCTCGGCGCTGAACAGCCTGGAAATCGGCTTGGTTGCCGCCGCCGTCGCGACGGTTCTCGGCACCTTGACCGCCTTTGCGCTGGTGCGTGGGAGGTTCATCGGCGCCGGGATCATCAAGGGCGCGATCATAAGCCCCCTGATCGCGCCCTTGGTGGTCACCGCAGTCGGCATGTATTTCGCCTACCAGCGCTATGGGCTCAGCCCCTATGTCGGGCTGGTCTTCGCACACGCAACGCTCGGGCTGCCTTTCGTCGTCATCACCGTCGCGGCGTCATTGCAAAGCATCGATCCCGACCTGGAGCGCGCGGCGCAGAACTTAGGGGCCAGTCCCTTCCGCAGTTTCGTTCGCGTCACGCTGCCGCTGATCACGCCCGGGGTGCTGGTTGGTGCGCTCTTCGCCTTCATCACCTCATGGGACGAGGTGGTGATCGCGCTGTTTCTGACCACGCCGGCCCTACGCACCTTGCCCGTAACCATGTGGGAACAGGCGAATTTCACCATGGACCCAACTATTGCCGCGGCCGCCAGCCTGCTGACGGCTCTCACGCTGCTCATCCTGCTTGCGGTGCTCGCGGCCCGCAAATTGGCCGGCGCGAATAGCGGAGGGCCTGCCGAATGA
- a CDS encoding ABC transporter ATP-binding protein, which yields MTATTGRLEIEAINKSFGPLHILKDVSLNVRAGEFITLLGPSGSGKTTTLRIVAGFLAADRGRVVLDDVDLTHVPPHKRDIGMVFQNYALFPHLTVARNIAFPLEMRGLPRAEIKRKVQDALDLVQLGAFGERKPQQLSGGQQQRVALARALVFEPRLLLMDEPLGALDRQLRESMQIEIMKICREVGHTALYVTHDQEEALAMSDRIALFNGGRIEQIGTPEEIYRKPASLFAATFIGESTTFIGEIRQGMLAANSLVLPIADKALRQAALGNGDRAALVLRPDMLRIRPAGPAGITPGTASVRGRVESQVYLGTTRKYVVKVLDGPTALVRKPADAADGLVAPSGQEVELSWDIEKAAVVPLELPEANAREHDRASAATQIDLRTRARA from the coding sequence ATGACCGCCACCACGGGCCGGCTCGAGATCGAGGCCATCAACAAAAGCTTTGGACCGCTGCACATCCTCAAGGACGTGTCGCTGAACGTGCGTGCCGGGGAGTTCATCACCCTGCTTGGACCGTCCGGCTCGGGCAAGACCACCACCTTGCGCATCGTGGCCGGCTTCCTCGCGGCGGACCGCGGGCGGGTGGTGCTGGATGACGTCGATCTCACCCATGTTCCGCCGCACAAGCGCGACATCGGCATGGTGTTTCAGAACTACGCGCTGTTTCCCCATTTGACGGTTGCGCGCAACATTGCCTTCCCGCTCGAAATGCGCGGCCTACCCCGCGCCGAGATCAAGCGGAAGGTGCAGGATGCGCTGGACCTGGTGCAGCTCGGCGCCTTCGGTGAGCGCAAGCCCCAGCAGCTCTCGGGCGGGCAGCAGCAGCGGGTCGCCCTGGCCCGCGCCCTGGTGTTTGAGCCGCGCCTCCTGCTGATGGACGAGCCGTTGGGCGCGCTCGATCGGCAGCTGCGCGAATCCATGCAGATCGAGATCATGAAGATCTGCCGTGAGGTGGGCCACACCGCGCTCTACGTGACCCATGACCAGGAAGAGGCGCTGGCCATGAGCGATCGCATTGCGTTGTTCAACGGCGGTCGCATCGAGCAGATCGGGACGCCGGAGGAGATCTATAGGAAACCGGCCAGCCTGTTTGCCGCGACCTTTATCGGCGAGTCGACCACCTTCATCGGCGAGATTCGGCAAGGCATGCTGGCAGCCAATTCTCTCGTGCTGCCGATCGCCGACAAGGCTCTGCGCCAGGCGGCGCTGGGCAACGGCGACCGTGCGGCTTTGGTGCTGCGTCCGGACATGCTGCGCATCCGCCCCGCGGGCCCGGCTGGGATCACCCCGGGCACCGCTTCCGTGCGCGGCCGCGTCGAGAGCCAGGTCTATTTGGGCACCACCCGCAAATATGTGGTGAAGGTCCTGGACGGGCCCACCGCTCTTGTGCGGAAGCCGGCCGATGCCGCCGACGGGCTCGTCGCACCCTCCGGCCAGGAGGTCGAGCTGTCCTGGGACATCGAGAAGGCGGCCGTGGTGCCCCTGGAATTGCCTGAAGCCAATGCGCGCGAACACGACCGCGCGTCCGCGGCGACGCAGATCGATTTGCGCACCCGCGCAAGAGCTTAA